cctaagctgagtctgttttgcccgtgatggtaattagtgaatgatctctcctgtccttatctcgacccgcaagttttttgttatatttttctctcccctgtccagctgaggatgcgggagtgatagaacggctttggtgggcacctggcgtccagccagggtcaacccatcacagtagGTTTCTGATGATGGATAAGAAAGCTGGTAATGTCCCTTCTATAAGAATTTAGGTGAtttttgtaaactttttttaCAAATCTAAACAATCCTATGATCTGTCCCTCCTCACTGCTAGAACTGTGCTGTCCTCTGCCCGTTTTCCACTTAGTGTGCCATGCAATCTTTTAGATCTGCAAAGCTGTGTTTGTTCTGCAGCTGACACACACATGCAGTTCTCAAATACGTGCATGCATTGTCTCAAATCCACTGCAGTAGAAACCACTCGTGGtgcagtttttattattttgcccAAACccactaaaacaaacaaatgcatgCTCTCATTTGCTATGATTGCTATGGGTGCTTCTTAAATAATACTTGCTGGTATGACTGCCCActaaagcaaaagggaaaaaactcAAACCCCAAACAGATCTAAAATAGAGAAATAGCTATTGAAATCACTTTCAACAGCCTTCTCTAAAACGTTACATGAAGTTATACGAATAGTATTACAAGAAGTAACCTTAGAGTGCTCGCATATTATCACAAAAGGAAAGGCAAGCATATTTAAGTTTTATGATTTAAAGGTGTGTATGTGCACAAGGATAAGAGGAAAACAACAGCAGATAGAGTTCATAACTGAATGGTGGGACTggatgagagaaagaaaggccaAGGACCGCCACAGGAGCTGTCTGAACGCAGTAAAGGAGGTGAAATGCCAGTAGATGGCACTCAAATCTGCAGCACCACCCCAGAGCTTGCAGGCTCACTGAAACGTGGTGCGTTGCGAGCAGCTGTCTGCAAGCTGAGGGCAGAGATCCCAGCAAACAGACAGAAGATTTGGGGACTGGAAGACTCAGTGGTGTCTGAGGTGCTGTGCCACAGCACGCAAGGCAGCCAGGCCGCAGCACACCAAGAGAGGTGCAGGTGGCATCCCGGTAGCTGGTCCAGCCATGGTGATCTGCTCACTGGCACACAACAAGGGTAGACAGGTTTTTCCATTGCAACTAGGACATCTTTCACTCCCTGGCCACTTCCCACCTCACCCCATAACTAGCCTCAAAACTATGGGGGGAAATAAGGAGTCTAGCttcagaacagattttaaacaaGAGTATATGAGAGCAGGCTAAGGCAGGCACCTCTCAACAAGAGCTTAGAAACAAGTCACAAGGCAAGGCAATTTTCAGTTGCTGAACTTCATTTCAAAAATTAAGGGGCTCTCCCAGTCTAAACCTCACATCCACAGAATCCAGTGGTGGCCCACTCTGACCATGTGCCTAGACTCATaaccactgaaaacagagatgAGTACTCTTCTATGTAAGCAGCTGTCCTGCACGCATAAATCACTGTGTGCAGGTACTGTTAATGTTTGCCTAAACTTTGTTCCCTCCTTACTGTCTGTAGAGTTCACAGAATCCCTTAAGAAATATGAGGAAACAGACCATTAAAACAAAGTTACTTAGTGCCTTCTAAAACATACATACTGTTTCTATAAGTAAGCATAAAACCCACAATAACTAAGCCATTAATCcttaataaaactttttttttttttctttaatccgTATCTCTGTTCCCTGGCAGGGGATATTGCAGCTGCTCACTGCTACCGAgacctttccttttccagtgcaGATGCTCTTGGCACTATTAGGCTGAACCTGGAACTTCTTTACAGCTGGATCAACAAGATTCATGAATACTCAGGCACTAAGGAATCCGGGCAGCTATCCAAGAAATGGCAGGACCCAGCTGCTGAATCTAAGGCTCTCCTGGGTTTTTGTGCTGAGAACACAACTATTCAGATTGCTTTATGCTCTAATATGAGCACATAAAAGACtatgaaacaacaaaaaaatcctgctctgttgataaaaaacatattttagcctttttcctcctcatgcAGCCAGTTCCAATGCTGCTCCTCACAGAATTGCACACGCTATcgctcagcagctgctgcttgaCCCATCCTTTTGGATGAGAATTTGTTTTTCGTCTGCTCTTGCCCTCCTTGTGAGTAGCAATGTATGGGGACAGAGCTGATCTGGGGTTATTTTCTGAAGGGCTCAGGTCACAGACAGCATTTGTTCTCTCTGCCACAGcttggagcagagctgggaaagcAGGTACAACAGCCGCAGATCCAGGGACTGGCGGTGGGAGGgaaacagaagaggaggggCGTGTGgaagctgagcagcagctgctttgcccCTGCTCCGAGCTCCCAGGGCAGCCTCATCCTCAGCCCTTCTGGCACAGACTTTTTCTCTGCCACATAAGTTTCTCCAGCACCAACTGCTAGACCCGCAGTTACCTCTTGGATGAGACAAATACCTCAACCCCCTTTTTTGCCAGTTCCTGGAAGAATCTGCACCAGAGACAGACAGAGCTTGGAAGAATCACCTGAAGAAAACTGCTCCCCTAAGGAAAGACACAGAGCACTGGAAAACCCAAGCATTCAGCCTCTGGCCACCACTAACAAACATAGACCTGCCCAACAGCAGTCAGGGCTACCGGGACAGCTCCCTGCCTTCCAAGCAGCCTGGCTCCATGGGGGAGCAGGAAGACAACTTTGTGCTTTCCCTTGGAGCCAACACCAGCAAGTGCAGCATTGAGACTAACCAAACAGGGGCCACAACATGCTGGTCAGGAGCAACCAGGGGCGACCCGGAGGTGGTGATTGTACTGGTGCTTTTTGGGTtgattttcctcctgggaaTGGTGGGAATCACCTTggtgttggttgttttggggtgtCTCCGGCCTGGGGGACACCCATCATGCTGTGCTACCAATATCTTCATCCTGAACTTGAGCATTGCAGActtctcctttctgctcttctgcatCCCCTTCCAGGCCACCATATACTCCCTGCCAGAGTGGATCTTCGGTGCCTTCTTTTGCAAGCGGGTTCACTGCTTGGCCATGGCAACAATGCTGGTCAGCATCTTTACTCTGGTGGCTATGGCTGTGGACAGATACATTGCTGTGGTCCATGCCAAGTGTTCACCCTGCATCTGCAGCAAGCGCAACACTGCCCTCGGCATGGCTGTCATTTGGCTGCTGTCTCTACTCATTGCCATCCCTGTGGCCCAGCACCAGGTCCTCATGAGTGGTCATCAGCAAGCACCCAACAGCTCCTtctgctgggagcactgggcaaATGATTCAACAGCCAAGCAGATGCACAAGATTACCATCCTGCTGGTGGGATACCTCCTGCCCCTGGTGCTCATCATCTGCTGCTATGCCAAGGTGGGTGAGAGGGAGGCAAGTAATGTTTAAATGGAGGGAAAGATCACTCCCAGGCTCTTGGTGGCTTGGATGTGTACACTCAAGCTACCCAGCCAACAAATAATAGATCCAATCCTTTCCATATTCTTTCCTGGTATAGAATACTTCTCTGAGgcagggggagggaaagaaaacagagaatgaaATTACAACAGCTCACAAAAAGGATTACAATTGCTAAGTTGACACCCAGCCTGACACCCAAATCCCTAAAGAGTCTTGCTGGTTTTcctatttttcagtttgttctttCTTGATAACAAATGTTTGTTCCTCGCAAGAGGAAAAACCCAGGGAGGGAGAAACTATCTATGCAGACAATGTACAGAAACAGTATTAGATAAAGACATCATcccaatttctttctttcctttctcttgtttttttggACACAAAGCTCAGACACTGTGTCTTGCAGAGGCTTGCAAAAAGAGATCTTAGGATCAGAGTTTTATTCAGCAAGaaatctcttcctttctccttgtgGATTGCTATCActcaaatttttttgtttccccttaCTGATCTTTAGCATGTTTAAGACTGATAGTAAGTCTATGAGTTGTGCTAGCATGCAGAATAAGTTTTCTGTGAATTCTGAATAAATACCCTACTGTGGAGTACCATGGGACTGCCAGAGACTGGACTTCCTGATCATTAGTCAGTTGCGAGTCTACcctcttgagaaaaaaaaaaaaaagttttcctggAATTTAAGCTCATCTCTGTTTAatcaaaaaatacattactttcAATACTAATCTGTTCTGCTATCATCAGTGCTAAGGACAGGAAATGCACTTAGATTTAAGCTAAAAATCTCTAAATCTCAGGCCTTGCTTGTcacaagaggaaaaagcaacTAGAGCTCTTAACTTCTGTCACAGTAGCGCCAGCTGTTTGTCCCCTTACTGCCCTAGGTGAGCACAGCAGCAACTGGAAGGTAAGCTGCATTTAATAgacatatttctttcttcattaattGCTTTAGAAAATTTAGTCTGTTAGTTCCAAAGGCCAAAGTACAAACATTGCCAGGTTACTGCTGTGCTGTAATCAGGTTTCAAAAGCTTGATCTAGATGTTATTAACTGAGAATTTCCCTACAGTGCTCTAAGATTTCTTATGACTCTCTGTCTGAAAGAAGAACCCACTCCAACTGCCCTATTTGTTACTGCTGTGTTCAGGAGCGGCAAGACAGTCACACCAGGGTACAGTATTGGCAGCCTGCTGTCTGCCTGTGTATATAATCAGCCTAGATAATAAATGTAGATAATCTGAGGCACAATCTAAAATTCAAAAGCCAAGGAAAGACTTGTGGATTTCAGCATAGAGCCAGCTGAGCTTTTAATATATGCTGAACTACATTTCTGAAGCACAGCagttttaatgctttttctaAACCTTGTTTCTTTAAGGAGAAAGAACTGTGGAGGGCTTAGAATTAAAAGTCTCAAAGCATCAATTCAACTTCAGTTGAAGTCATgctaaaacaattattttaattttcgGTGCTTGTATGAAAAGTTCAAATACTAATATACACAACTCAATTTCCCATTCAATATATTGCTCCTTTTCCCCCCCAGGGTTTTATATCATCTCCATATGAAAGTAAAGAACATTTGCAAGAAGTCAGAGAGATCAAAGGAGAAGGTAAATATCTTTGGTTTAATCTGTACACTGACTATAATATAATAGGTATGTCAGGTTTCTAAAATAACTAATAGCCTTTTCAAGCTCCATCCGCATACTTAAGTGTCATTCATGTACCCATCTTTCAGCTCAGGTTCAGAATTCATGTTGACAGTTTGTTCTACCTTTACAGACACAGTACATAATGATGCCATTATTGAAATGCTGTATTGATCTCTATATACACACCTGCTGGACTGCCTTTTCATTTATTGCGCTATCATAGAATCCCACAAATACTATCTTTTTACATTGGCAGCCAGTAAGATACTCAGACTGCAAAAATATCTAGGTGTTTTGAGTACACTTCAGCAAGCTCAAAGGAAAATACATGAAGAACTTTGAAACTGAAGTACTTAAGTTTTGCTGCACTTTGCATTTCAGATCTTTCTTCAGGTTTGCGTCTAAGTAGGTAGTAGATTCAGATCCTGGTTTGATCCCTTTGCAAGCCAAAGAACAGGGTTATCCCTCGCTCAAGCTGCATGAAATAAGCAGAATTGCAAGTATTTACTGGGAAAGATGTTAAGGATAGAATTAAGATTTTTCTGTCTAAGAATCTTAGAGTGAATAAGCCATTATTAATAGAAGTTTTCAGGTGGAAAAACTCACTGACTCCAGCGATGCAACATCAGATTTCCCTGACATGAAAGGGGAAAATACTATCTCAGTCAGAAATGTTATAACTGTTGAGTGTGCAGCGATAAGTGAAACTGTAGGCTATCTGGCTAGTCAAAGACAGGAAGTGAAGGAGTACTATCATTAGCTGCTGATAGGACAGTCAGGTCACAGTCTGTGCCCGTGGCACAGCAACTGTACAACCCAAATGAGCAGTGTGCGTGCCTCCAAGCAGACATGACAGCCAGTGGAGATGACTAGGGAATGCTTTGATTTGCTCTCAGCCAATGCACTGGCCAGTTTCAGTGGCTACCTGCCACATTAGAGCAGCCCTACAAGATGTTGCCATGATTCTGTCTATGACAAAAATGAAGGTCATTACAGCAAACATGGCCATTTAGTTGAAAAGGGTGCAAGACAGGAAATCAAATCTTTGACGTGactccagcaaaaaaaaaaagacagacactGGTACCACAGCCGCAACAAGCTACAGATGTTTTGAAACACAGAACCACTTCTGGGCATGACAAGTTGTGTCCAGTGATTTATTCACTAGCATTACTGGACGCCCCCTGTAAATCTAGATCACTCACAAGATGAGGAATTCAAGAGACTAGATTTTCAGCATGCTGCAGCTATACCTCATAATAACCTGAACCAGTACCTCTATTGAATTCTCTTTCACCGAAGAGACTTACTGTAATGGAGACAAAAAGGTATATCCCTAAACATAACATAGCCATCTGTTCCTTATCTCAGAAGGAAACCAGTCTTATTAGGTTAATGCTCTGTATGCAGCTAAGGtatcacagaaaaatgtatgGCTGTCATCAACTTAGATGTCTTCTTGATCAACCTAttcaggaaaaagcagaggtaCTTTAGGAGGTTAACTATGCACTTTAGCAGCTATAGTAGCATCTCAAACAAAACTCAAGGGTttttgatataaaaataatatcatCTTTCAGGTGTATCCTCAGGTGTATCCTCTGCAATATTGTGCTATGGTTTTAATGGTCTGGTCTGTGCTGCTTCTAGTTGATTTAGCGCTGTTACAGAGATTTTGCCAGTCCTTTATGCCTATGAATCCTAACCAGATTTAACTACAGATTGTATTTAGTTTCTACTGGTTCATTACATTCACTAACGTACACTCAGTTTTGTTGGTAATATACTTTTGAGTATCAGTCCATAATGGATCTTGCACCTACACGGCCTGTAAGGATAGAACTCAACTGGTATTGTGAGATAATATTGCAAATACAAGATGACTATAGAAGTTATAATACACCACACACAGTATGTCCTTGATGGGAGttactttccttttccccttagAGTGCTTTTGATCATGGTT
This genomic window from Haliaeetus albicilla chromosome 10, bHalAlb1.1, whole genome shotgun sequence contains:
- the LOC104319921 gene encoding galanin receptor type 1, with the translated sequence MGEQEDNFVLSLGANTSKCSIETNQTGATTCWSGATRGDPEVVIVLVLFGLIFLLGMVGITLVLVVLGCLRPGGHPSCCATNIFILNLSIADFSFLLFCIPFQATIYSLPEWIFGAFFCKRVHCLAMATMLVSIFTLVAMAVDRYIAVVHAKCSPCICSKRNTALGMAVIWLLSLLIAIPVAQHQVLMSGHQQAPNSSFCWEHWANDSTAKQMHKITILLVGYLLPLVLIICCYAKVLYHLHMKVKNICKKSERSKEKTAQTMLLVIATFLLSWLPHHIIMMWAKFGQFPLNNISFTFCIISHCLAYGKSCINPIIYAFLLENFRKACRQVFTCKFFLQPVPTEKLVRIRMENFSTTHLTANV